A DNA window from Nocardioides palaemonis contains the following coding sequences:
- a CDS encoding EamA family transporter — protein MTRLSPARTGAAMAVTSMLCVQLGLAASVGLIDDVGSSGAAWLRLAWAAVLLVAIVRPRPSLYTREAVVAAVALGLATGGVTLLFMAAVARLPLGTASALEFLGPLGVAVVRSRGTGRLWALLAAAGVLLLTQPWSGHADPVGVAFALGAACCWAAYILLTQRVGDAVTGLGGLAISMPVAALLATAVAGPSVVGRLTPELLLLGLGLAVLLPVVPFALELLALRRLTTAAFGTLMALEPAFALVIGLLALAQVPNALSVVGVGLVVAAGVGAERSGARTGPVPDAPAPLPSTA, from the coding sequence ATGACCCGCCTGTCCCCCGCTCGCACGGGCGCCGCCATGGCCGTGACGTCGATGCTCTGCGTCCAGCTCGGCCTCGCCGCGTCCGTCGGCCTGATCGACGACGTCGGCTCCTCCGGCGCGGCGTGGCTGCGCCTGGCCTGGGCCGCCGTCCTGCTCGTCGCGATCGTGCGTCCGCGCCCGTCGCTCTACACCCGCGAGGCCGTCGTCGCGGCCGTGGCGCTCGGACTCGCGACCGGCGGGGTCACCCTCCTCTTCATGGCCGCGGTCGCCCGGCTGCCGCTGGGGACCGCGAGCGCGCTGGAGTTCCTCGGGCCGCTCGGGGTCGCGGTGGTGCGCAGCCGCGGGACCGGACGCCTCTGGGCGCTGCTCGCCGCGGCCGGCGTGCTGCTGCTCACCCAGCCGTGGAGCGGCCACGCCGACCCCGTCGGGGTCGCCTTCGCCCTCGGCGCCGCGTGCTGCTGGGCGGCCTACATCCTGCTCACGCAGCGGGTGGGGGACGCCGTGACCGGGCTCGGCGGGCTGGCGATCTCGATGCCCGTCGCGGCGCTCCTCGCCACCGCGGTCGCCGGCCCCTCCGTCGTCGGTCGCCTGACGCCCGAGCTGCTCCTGCTCGGCCTGGGCCTCGCCGTCCTGCTCCCCGTCGTGCCGTTCGCGCTCGAGCTGCTCGCGCTGCGCCGCCTCACCACGGCAGCCTTCGGCACGCTCATGGCCCTCGAGCCCGCCTTCGCCCTCGTGATCGGGCTGCTCGCCCTCGCCCAGGTGCCGAACGCGCTGTCGGTGGTCGGCGTCGGGCTCGTCGTGGCGGCCGGTGTCGGGGCCGAGCGCAGCGGTGCGCGGACCGGGCCGGTGCCCGACGCTCCGGCACCGCTGCCGTCGACCGCCTGA
- a CDS encoding metal-sensitive transcriptional regulator gives MELDPTTMKPVINRIKRAQGQLAGVLRLLEEGRDCEDVVTQLAAVSKALDRAGFAIVASGLQQCLVENEGDADSLDVKKMEKLFLSLA, from the coding sequence ATGGAGCTCGACCCGACCACGATGAAGCCGGTCATCAACCGGATCAAGCGCGCCCAGGGCCAGCTGGCCGGCGTGCTGCGGCTGCTGGAGGAGGGGCGCGACTGCGAGGACGTCGTCACCCAGCTCGCCGCCGTCTCCAAGGCGCTCGACCGCGCCGGTTTCGCGATCGTCGCGAGCGGCCTGCAGCAGTGCCTGGTCGAGAACGAGGGCGACGCCGACAGCCTCGACGTCAAGAAGATGGAGAAGCTCTTCCTGTCGCTGGCGTGA
- the trxA gene encoding thioredoxin, which produces MTTRDLTAATFETTVTEHEMVLVDFWAAWCGPCRQFAPVYDAAATAHPDIVFGKVDTEAEQQLAAAANISSIPTLMAFKDGVLVFSQPGALPAAALEELIAGVRALDVQAALREAGADTAAATA; this is translated from the coding sequence ATGACCACCCGCGACCTGACTGCTGCCACCTTCGAGACGACCGTGACCGAGCACGAGATGGTGCTCGTCGACTTCTGGGCGGCCTGGTGCGGACCGTGCCGCCAGTTCGCGCCGGTCTACGACGCCGCTGCGACGGCCCACCCCGACATCGTCTTCGGCAAGGTGGACACGGAGGCCGAGCAGCAGCTCGCCGCCGCCGCGAACATCTCCTCGATCCCGACGCTGATGGCCTTCAAGGACGGCGTCCTCGTGTTCTCCCAGCCCGGCGCGCTGCCGGCCGCAGCGCTGGAGGAGCTCATCGCCGGAGTGCGGGCCCTCGACGTCCAGGCCGCGCTGCGCGAGGCCGGCGCCGACACCGCCGCGGCCACTGCTTGA
- a CDS encoding MBL fold metallo-hydrolase codes for MSARSPHADLTVVPIDTPTLGDRSYLVHDGEVALVVDPQRDIDRVLDLLDAHGVRLTHVFETHIHNDYVTGGLALARRTGAQYLVNGEDDVSFDRSPVADGDVVEVGGRMRVTALATPGHTFTHLSYVLADGATGEQVAVFTGGSLLFGSTGRPDLLGAEHTDDLVRHQHASAHRLATLLPDDAAVLPTHGFGSFCSATQSDATASTIGREKASNPVLTQDEQTYVDELLAGLGAHPAYYAHMAPANLAGPSEPDLTPPAEADAAELRRRIEAGEWVVDLRDRTAFAAGHAPGTLNFGLDGGFATYLGWLITWGTPVTLLGRSADDVAEAQRELVRIGIDRPAAHATGGPEDWSDRALGSFPTATFADLAQVRHHREVVVLDVRRADEHDGAHVAGAVNVPVHELPRRLADVPAGEVWVHCAGGYRASVAASFLAAAGRTLVAVDDAFDQAGPAGLPVVGPDA; via the coding sequence GTGAGCGCACGCTCCCCGCACGCCGACCTGACCGTCGTGCCCATCGACACCCCGACGCTGGGCGATCGCAGCTATCTGGTGCACGACGGCGAGGTCGCCCTCGTCGTCGACCCCCAGCGCGACATCGACCGTGTGCTGGACCTGCTCGACGCCCACGGCGTGCGCCTCACGCACGTCTTCGAGACCCACATCCACAACGACTACGTCACCGGTGGCCTCGCACTCGCGCGGCGCACCGGTGCCCAGTACCTCGTCAACGGCGAGGACGACGTCTCCTTCGACCGCTCCCCCGTGGCGGACGGCGATGTCGTCGAGGTGGGTGGACGGATGCGCGTCACCGCGCTGGCGACCCCCGGCCACACGTTCACCCACCTCTCCTACGTCCTGGCCGACGGCGCCACGGGCGAGCAGGTCGCCGTGTTCACGGGAGGCTCGCTCCTGTTCGGGTCGACCGGTCGACCCGACCTGCTGGGCGCGGAGCACACCGACGACCTGGTCCGTCACCAGCACGCGTCCGCCCACCGGCTCGCCACGCTGCTGCCCGACGACGCCGCGGTGCTGCCGACCCACGGCTTCGGCTCGTTCTGCTCCGCCACCCAGTCCGACGCCACTGCCTCCACCATCGGACGGGAGAAGGCGTCGAACCCCGTCCTCACCCAGGACGAGCAGACCTACGTCGACGAGCTGCTGGCCGGGCTCGGCGCCCACCCGGCCTACTACGCGCACATGGCTCCCGCGAACCTCGCCGGCCCGTCCGAGCCCGACCTGACACCGCCTGCCGAGGCCGACGCCGCGGAGCTGCGGCGGCGCATCGAGGCCGGCGAGTGGGTCGTCGACCTGCGCGACCGCACCGCGTTCGCCGCGGGTCACGCCCCGGGCACGCTCAACTTCGGCCTCGACGGCGGGTTCGCGACCTACCTCGGCTGGCTGATCACCTGGGGCACCCCCGTGACGCTGCTCGGCCGGAGCGCCGACGACGTCGCCGAGGCCCAGCGCGAGCTCGTGCGCATCGGCATCGACCGTCCCGCGGCCCACGCCACGGGCGGGCCCGAGGACTGGTCCGACCGCGCACTGGGCTCCTTCCCCACCGCCACCTTCGCCGACCTCGCCCAGGTGCGTCACCACCGCGAGGTCGTCGTCCTCGACGTGCGCCGCGCCGACGAGCACGACGGCGCCCACGTCGCCGGCGCGGTCAACGTCCCGGTCCACGAGCTCCCCCGGCGCCTGGCCGACGTCCCGGCCGGCGAGGTCTGGGTGCACTGCGCCGGCGGCTACCGCGCCTCCGTCGCCGCGTCGTTCCTCGCCGCGGCCGGACGCACCCTCGTCGCGGTCGACGACGCCTTCGACCAGGCCGGTCCGGCCGGGCTGCCGGTCGTCGGCCCCGACGCCTGA
- a CDS encoding MMPL family transporter, which produces MTSTATRRHAPPAPDPDPYGIGHRPGPLGRLGLWVTDHRRATALVWVLLVIGLGAFAPKVEASLSGAGWQADGSESVAVRELATESFGGNASSAIQVVVHSTDGPVTEGRGGDVLDEATRILEADPRIAEVIAPQPGATLSRDGETAVVLAGAGADPNEMVRVADDLKGELEALSGDGVEVNPTGASLLWSDFNEANLDAMLKSEMMSWPVTLAILVLAFGALVAAGLPLILTLAGLVASAGSLVLINELVPVSIWAMNFAMMFALALGIDYALFLVVRFRAARMGHHETPRQAIAETMDTAGKAVLLSGATVLVSLSAVMLVPSPAFRSMAGGIMLAVVFVLAATLTLLPLVLFSLDGRINKGALRWVHTGEHRSPRFAAWGERLWRRPVAFGLASLVVLLALAAPVLGLRTAMPSIQVLPADASARVGYDQVKDAFGDGAPGTLQVVADAADAETTAAALADDPGIAGVMPPQPSADDSGWVLLQAVPTFDPSDPALADTVDRLRADLPGSALVGGAAVENLDLKAQLDDSTPLVIGVVLALGFLLLLVALQAPLISLLGTLASLLSTAAAFGVARLVFQDGHGSDLLGFEHQGFLDAWAPVFFFAMIFAIAMDYTVFLLASAKEHFEKSGDAREAMVGSLAHSGRVIFAAGAVMVAVFFTFALSGPLPPKEMGIVLGVAVLLDAFLVRLVLLPVMLRLTGRAAWWTPRWLTRVLPRITFSHG; this is translated from the coding sequence ATGACGTCGACGGCCACCCGCCGCCACGCCCCGCCCGCCCCCGACCCCGACCCGTACGGCATCGGCCACCGACCCGGCCCGCTGGGCCGCCTCGGCCTGTGGGTGACCGACCACCGCAGGGCCACCGCGCTGGTCTGGGTGCTCCTCGTGATCGGCCTCGGCGCCTTCGCGCCGAAGGTCGAGGCCAGCCTGTCCGGCGCCGGGTGGCAGGCCGACGGGTCCGAGTCCGTCGCCGTCCGCGAGCTCGCCACCGAGAGCTTCGGCGGCAACGCCAGCTCCGCCATCCAGGTCGTCGTGCACAGCACCGACGGCCCGGTGACCGAGGGCCGCGGCGGTGACGTCCTCGACGAGGCCACGCGCATCCTCGAGGCCGACCCCCGGATCGCCGAGGTCATCGCCCCGCAGCCCGGTGCCACGCTCAGCCGGGACGGCGAGACAGCCGTCGTCCTCGCCGGCGCCGGCGCGGACCCCAACGAGATGGTCCGGGTCGCCGACGACCTCAAGGGCGAGCTCGAGGCACTCTCGGGTGACGGCGTCGAGGTCAACCCCACCGGAGCCTCGCTCCTGTGGTCGGACTTCAACGAGGCCAACCTCGACGCGATGCTGAAGTCCGAGATGATGTCGTGGCCGGTGACCCTGGCCATCCTCGTGCTCGCGTTCGGCGCCCTGGTCGCCGCCGGCCTCCCGCTCATCCTGACGCTTGCCGGGCTGGTGGCCTCCGCCGGCTCCCTGGTGCTGATCAACGAGCTCGTCCCGGTCTCCATCTGGGCGATGAACTTCGCGATGATGTTCGCCCTCGCGCTCGGCATCGACTACGCGCTCTTCCTCGTCGTCCGGTTCCGCGCCGCCCGCATGGGTCACCACGAGACGCCGCGCCAGGCCATCGCCGAGACCATGGACACCGCCGGAAAGGCGGTCCTCCTCTCCGGCGCGACGGTGCTGGTCTCGCTGTCCGCGGTGATGCTCGTACCGTCACCGGCCTTCAGGTCGATGGCCGGCGGCATCATGCTGGCCGTCGTCTTCGTCCTCGCGGCGACCTTGACGCTGCTGCCGCTCGTGCTGTTCAGCCTCGACGGCCGGATCAACAAGGGCGCGCTGCGATGGGTCCACACCGGCGAGCACCGCTCGCCGAGGTTCGCCGCCTGGGGCGAGCGCCTCTGGCGGCGCCCCGTCGCCTTCGGGCTCGCCTCCCTCGTCGTGCTCCTCGCCCTCGCCGCTCCCGTCCTCGGCCTGCGGACCGCGATGCCGTCGATCCAGGTCCTGCCCGCGGACGCCAGCGCCCGCGTCGGCTACGACCAGGTCAAGGACGCGTTCGGCGACGGCGCGCCCGGCACGCTCCAGGTCGTCGCGGACGCCGCGGACGCCGAGACCACCGCGGCGGCCCTGGCCGACGACCCCGGCATCGCCGGGGTGATGCCGCCCCAGCCGTCGGCCGACGACTCGGGCTGGGTCCTCCTGCAGGCCGTGCCGACGTTCGACCCGTCCGACCCGGCCCTCGCCGACACGGTCGACCGGCTGCGCGCCGACCTGCCCGGCAGCGCCCTCGTGGGCGGCGCCGCGGTCGAGAACCTCGACCTCAAGGCCCAGCTCGACGACTCGACGCCGCTCGTCATCGGGGTCGTCCTCGCCCTCGGGTTCCTGCTGCTGCTGGTCGCGCTCCAGGCCCCGCTCATCTCGCTGCTCGGCACGCTCGCCAGCCTGCTGTCGACGGCCGCCGCGTTCGGGGTCGCCCGCCTGGTGTTCCAGGACGGGCACGGCTCGGACCTCCTCGGTTTCGAGCACCAGGGCTTCCTCGACGCGTGGGCGCCGGTGTTCTTCTTCGCGATGATCTTCGCCATCGCGATGGACTACACGGTGTTCCTCCTCGCCTCCGCCAAGGAGCACTTCGAGAAGTCCGGGGACGCCAGGGAGGCGATGGTCGGGTCCCTCGCCCACTCGGGGCGGGTCATCTTCGCCGCCGGTGCCGTCATGGTCGCGGTGTTCTTCACCTTCGCCCTGTCCGGGCCGCTGCCGCCCAAGGAGATGGGCATCGTGCTCGGCGTGGCCGTCCTCCTCGACGCGTTCCTCGTCCGGCTCGTCCTGCTCCCCGTGATGCTCCGCCTCACCGGACGTGCCGCCTGGTGGACTCCGCGCTGGCTGACCCGCGTGCTGCCGCGCATCACCTTCTCGCACGGCTGA
- a CDS encoding sulfite oxidase-like oxidoreductase gives MPVTRGFQRRRPEPDRGRLPPGQYDTGSSWPVLTAEATPHQPAEEWQLGVDGLVEAPHTWTWSELHAFEGSTYFGDIHCVTTWSKFDMTFTGISVDDLLAVARPTSEAAFVMAHSVTGYTTNLPLADVTGGKAWIVWSVDGKPLPRQHGGPVRLLVPHLYFWKSAKWVSRLELMAEDRPGFWEQNGYHDRGDPWLEQRYQGD, from the coding sequence ATGCCCGTCACCCGAGGATTCCAGCGCCGCCGCCCCGAGCCCGACCGCGGCCGCCTCCCACCCGGGCAGTACGACACGGGCTCCTCGTGGCCGGTGCTCACCGCCGAGGCGACGCCGCACCAGCCCGCCGAGGAGTGGCAGCTGGGCGTCGACGGCCTGGTCGAGGCACCCCACACCTGGACCTGGTCGGAGCTGCACGCCTTCGAGGGCTCGACCTACTTCGGCGACATCCACTGCGTGACGACGTGGTCGAAGTTCGACATGACCTTCACCGGGATCAGCGTGGACGACCTGCTCGCGGTCGCCCGGCCGACCTCGGAGGCCGCGTTCGTGATGGCCCACTCCGTCACCGGCTACACCACCAACCTGCCGCTGGCCGACGTCACCGGCGGCAAGGCGTGGATCGTGTGGAGCGTCGACGGCAAGCCGCTCCCCCGCCAGCACGGCGGTCCGGTCCGGCTGCTGGTGCCGCACCTGTACTTCTGGAAGTCCGCGAAGTGGGTCTCCCGGCTCGAGCTGATGGCCGAGGACCGGCCGGGCTTCTGGGAGCAGAACGGCTACCACGACCGCGGCGATCCGTGGCTCGAGCAGCGCTACCAGGGCGACTGA
- a CDS encoding FAD-binding oxidoreductase: MAPAPLAAWTDGRIIELDHPTPTTVRLRMHVDDRPRHLPGQHYLIRLRAPDDYTAQRSYSLASDSDDPLLEFLVERQPDGEVSEFLADVAEVGDVLELRGPIGRWFVWDTTTPVLCLVGGTGVVPAVAMARTARRLGRPDLVRVAAVGRGPDDLPYARELEKHGAAFAWTRTEADGRPAGAFTRDELEPLLDGVELAFACGSARFASYAEELLLAAGVDAGAIRVERFGPTGG; encoded by the coding sequence GTGGCGCCCGCACCGCTCGCCGCCTGGACCGACGGGCGGATCATCGAGCTGGACCACCCGACCCCGACGACCGTCCGGTTGCGGATGCACGTCGACGACCGCCCGCGCCACCTCCCCGGCCAGCACTACCTCATCCGGCTCCGCGCCCCCGACGACTACACCGCCCAGCGCTCGTACTCCCTCGCCTCCGACAGCGACGACCCGCTGCTGGAGTTCCTCGTCGAGCGCCAGCCCGACGGCGAGGTCTCGGAGTTCCTCGCCGACGTGGCCGAGGTCGGCGACGTGCTCGAGCTGCGCGGCCCGATCGGTCGCTGGTTCGTCTGGGACACCACCACCCCCGTCCTGTGCCTGGTCGGCGGCACCGGCGTCGTCCCCGCCGTCGCGATGGCGCGCACCGCCCGACGGCTCGGCCGCCCCGACCTGGTGCGCGTCGCTGCGGTCGGCCGCGGCCCCGACGACCTGCCGTACGCCCGCGAGCTCGAGAAGCACGGCGCCGCCTTCGCCTGGACCCGCACGGAGGCCGACGGACGGCCCGCCGGCGCCTTCACGCGCGACGAGCTCGAGCCGCTCCTCGACGGCGTCGAGCTCGCCTTCGCCTGCGGCTCGGCCCGATTCGCGTCCTACGCCGAGGAGCTGCTGCTCGCGGCGGGTGTCGACGCCGGGGCGATCCGGGTGGAGCGCTTCGGGCCGACCGGAGGCTGA